In Desulfonatronum thiodismutans, the genomic window GTTTGCAGTTTCTTGTACTCATCCACGCCTCGGACGATTTGGCGCAACTTGAACAGCAGCCCCTCGCCCAGACTGTCGCCCAGGACCAGATAGCCGGTCCGGCCGCCGTCAACGGGCAACACCCCGACAACCAGATCAGAGTTGGGTCCGGAATGAATAGCCGAAAGAATTCGTGGGGAATCCAGCAGGGATTCCAGGTTTATCTCCGTGCGGACGCTGGGCCAGGCTCCGGCCCAATCCTCATTAGCGTGCCAGTTTTGCTCGGTCAGCCCCGGAGACAGGACGCCTGTCAGCCCCAGTCCATATTCCAGGCGCTTTTCGTCCAGAAAGGCGTGCATGGGCCGTCCGCCCCAGGAAAACTGACGTTCCCGGATATGGTTGACTAAAAATTCACCACGTTGCTCCAGACGTTCCTGGGCCGAGGAGTAGAAGGATTGGCCGACGGTCAGGGCTTGTTCCAGGGATTTTTCCATCTGGCCTTCGAACCAGAAGTCCACGGATGTGCGTACGAAGATCAGGGAAATCAGGAAAAGCAAAACCGTGGGGACCAGGGAGAGGGACACGAACGCTAGAACCAGCCTGGTGCGCAGCCGGACCCCGATGACCTTGCGTCGCCGCTCCAGAATCAACTTGACCACGTTTCTGGCCACTAGAAAAAGGACGACCAGCAACAGGATGAAATTCAGGTTGTACAGGGCGAAAAAGACGTAGGAGTCCACCCGCAGGAAATTTAGCTGCACCGAGACCAGAACGACCACGGCGATAAAGCCGAACAGCGCCAGGTACAACTCACGTTGTCGGCGCTTGCGTTGAACACTGTCCGGAACGCTGATCTTGATCGGGTCGGGGGAAGGCGAAGGTTCAGGCATGGCGGTGAGTGCGCGGGCACCCTTTGATGATGAATTCGGGGTCACCCTTTGAGCGCCGTCGGTCAACCATGACCGACGGCGCTCAAGGGACGGAGAATTCCAGTTCGTAGCGGATCGGGGTCATTACTTCCCAGGACCAAAAGAAGAGCACGCGGCGCATCCATACGGGGATGTCCCGGCGATCCAGGGTGACTTCCAACTCCATATGATAGGTCTGGCCCGGAATCAGCAAGGACCATTCGCCCATTTCCAGGCTGAACTCCCGCCAATGTTCCCCGAGCAAGTCCTTGAGTTCCTTGGCCTTGACCAGATGTTCCTTCTGAGGCAACGTCAACTCGTATTCTTGAGTCAATGGGTTCCACTCCAGGACATGTTCGAAGGTCTGTTCGTGAAGGATGCTGTTTGGCAAAAACAGACGCTTGGAGATCAGACGGGCGGTCCCTTCCAACCAGAGGTCGACCCCTTCGTGCAGGACGGCGGCGACGGGTTCGGGTTGCTCCAGACGCAGCCCGAAGCGGAGATGGATTTTTTCGGCTTGGCTGTCCACCACCAGATTGTCCAGAGCCAGCAACGATGCCCCCATGCCGGGG contains:
- a CDS encoding DUF4390 domain-containing protein, whose product is MRRTSSQISSIPHLMRHIRHCILSCLLVLTAVAIPVPGMGASLLALDNLVVDSQAEKIHLRFGLRLEQPEPVAAVLHEGVDLWLEGTARLISKRLFLPNSILHEQTFEHVLEWNPLTQEYELTLPQKEHLVKAKELKDLLGEHWREFSLEMGEWSLLIPGQTYHMELEVTLDRRDIPVWMRRVLFFWSWEVMTPIRYELEFSVP